In the Streptomyces spororaveus genome, TTCATCTGGTCAGCGAGGTGATGCGAAGGAAACGGCCTGGGGGTGCCCTCAGAGCACGTCCCCGTCGCGCCAGTCGAAGTCGAGCGGCGCGGCGGGGTCCAGCCGGACGCCGCCGGGCGGTGCCCACACGTAGGTGGAGCCCTCCTCCTCGGGCAGCCGCACCGGACCCTCCGGGGAGAGCGCCCCCAGCTGGCCCGGCCACACCGACCAGCCGCGGGCGAGGTAGAGCCCGGCCCCCGCCTCGGACGCCGAGAGCGCGCCGAGCTCGTAGGCCCCCGCGACGACCTCCTCCAGCCGGGCCATCACCTGCCCGCCGAGGCCCTGGCGCCGCAGGTCGGCCCGTACGGCCACCGCCTCGACGTATCCGGTGCGCAGGGCCCGTCCGCGGTGCACGACCCGCCGCTGCACGACGCTGCCGTGGGCGACGATCCGGCCGTCGACCCCGATCACGACGTGCATCCCGCCGAGCGCGTGCTCGAAGTCCTCGTCGGCGAA is a window encoding:
- a CDS encoding GNAT family N-acetyltransferase; the encoded protein is MDTLTAHTSQLTADELGAIRSLLDDAFEGDFADEDFEHALGGMHVVIGVDGRIVAHGSVVQRRVVHRGRALRTGYVEAVAVRADLRRQGLGGQVMARLEEVVAGAYELGALSASEAGAGLYLARGWSVWPGQLGALSPEGPVRLPEEEGSTYVWAPPGGVRLDPAAPLDFDWRDGDVL